One Bosea sp. 685 DNA segment encodes these proteins:
- the nuoE gene encoding NADH-quinone oxidoreductase subunit NuoE, translating to MSVRRLAPDHVQPASFAFDAANENWADQQIAKYPAGRQASAVIPLLWKAQEQHQGWVPRAAIEAVARKLDMAPMRVMEIATFYTMFNLQPVGEHFIQLCGTTPCALRGAEALKKVCEDVIGPQSTVSADGKLSWLEVECLGACCNAPMAQINFDYYEDLTPDNFRALLDDLRQGRPTKPGPQNDRSCSEPLGGGETLKDPALYDGTVIGAGDWQKRIAEQRKAAAEAAAAKAAAEAAAKAAEATPVAVETKPASETAAASRPKPSAPAQPSSAANDTPAASGKVEAKAVTESAKPAAKAPVKPKAEPEPASAVAETKPELLTAARGGKGDDLELIWGVGPKLATMLNEMGVWHFDQIASWKAEELAWVDARLTGFKGRATRDDWISQAKKLATGWRPESALGDKPVK from the coding sequence ATGTCCGTCCGTCGTCTAGCCCCCGATCACGTCCAGCCCGCCTCCTTCGCCTTTGATGCGGCGAATGAGAACTGGGCCGACCAGCAGATCGCCAAATACCCGGCAGGCCGGCAAGCCTCGGCCGTGATCCCGCTGTTGTGGAAGGCGCAGGAGCAGCATCAGGGCTGGGTGCCGCGTGCCGCGATCGAGGCGGTGGCCAGGAAGCTCGACATGGCGCCGATGCGCGTCATGGAGATCGCGACCTTCTACACCATGTTCAACCTGCAGCCGGTGGGTGAGCATTTCATCCAGCTCTGCGGCACCACGCCCTGCGCCTTGCGCGGCGCCGAGGCGCTGAAGAAGGTCTGCGAGGACGTGATCGGCCCACAATCGACCGTGAGCGCCGACGGCAAGCTCTCCTGGCTCGAGGTCGAGTGCCTCGGCGCCTGCTGCAACGCCCCGATGGCGCAGATCAATTTCGACTATTACGAAGACCTGACGCCCGATAATTTCCGCGCGCTCCTCGACGATTTGCGCCAGGGACGGCCGACCAAGCCAGGCCCGCAGAATGATCGCTCCTGCTCGGAGCCGCTCGGCGGCGGCGAGACCTTGAAGGATCCCGCGCTCTATGACGGCACCGTGATCGGCGCCGGCGACTGGCAGAAGCGCATTGCCGAACAGCGCAAGGCTGCCGCTGAAGCCGCCGCGGCCAAGGCTGCGGCCGAAGCGGCCGCGAAAGCCGCCGAGGCGACGCCAGTCGCAGTGGAGACCAAGCCCGCGAGCGAGACGGCGGCTGCAAGCCGGCCCAAGCCCTCCGCTCCGGCCCAGCCCTCGAGCGCGGCCAACGACACGCCTGCCGCCAGCGGCAAAGTCGAGGCGAAGGCCGTCACGGAATCTGCCAAGCCGGCGGCCAAGGCCCCCGTCAAGCCGAAGGCCGAACCGGAGCCGGCCTCGGCCGTCGCGGAGACGAAGCCCGAATTGCTGACCGCTGCGCGCGGGGGCAAGGGCGATGATCTCGAACTGATCTGGGGCGTCGGCCCCAAGCTTGCGACGATGCTCAACGAGATGGGTGTCTGGCATTTCGACCAGATCGCGAGCTGGAAGGCCGAGGAACTCGCCTGGGTCGATGCGCGACTGACCGGCTTCAAAGGCCGCGCCACGCGCGACGACTGGATTTCGCAGGCGAAAAAACTTGCGACAGGCTGGCGGCCGGAATCGGCCCTCGGCGACAAGCCGGTGAAGTGA
- a CDS encoding NADH-quinone oxidoreductase subunit J has translation MNASAAFFYLFAGVTVASAFMVVTSRNPVHSVLFLILAFVNAAGLFMLLGAEFLAMLLIVVYVGAVAVLFLFVVMMLDVDFAEFRQGFLNYLPIGALIGLIFAVELLLVVGAWVIDPKIVSTPVAPIPANLTNTAALGQVLYTQYVYYFQAAGLVLLVAMIGAIVLTLRERVGIKRQDITQQNARTKATAMEVKQVPSRAGIEETV, from the coding sequence ATGAACGCCTCAGCGGCTTTCTTCTATCTCTTCGCAGGCGTCACCGTCGCTTCGGCGTTCATGGTGGTGACCTCGCGCAATCCCGTTCATTCCGTGCTGTTCCTGATCCTGGCCTTCGTCAACGCGGCGGGGCTGTTCATGCTGCTCGGCGCCGAGTTCCTGGCGATGCTGCTGATCGTGGTCTATGTCGGCGCGGTCGCGGTGCTGTTCCTCTTCGTGGTGATGATGCTCGACGTCGATTTCGCCGAGTTCCGCCAGGGCTTCCTGAACTATCTGCCGATCGGGGCGCTGATCGGCCTGATCTTCGCGGTCGAATTGCTGCTGGTGGTCGGAGCCTGGGTCATCGATCCGAAGATCGTCAGCACGCCGGTGGCGCCGATCCCGGCCAACCTGACCAACACCGCGGCGCTCGGCCAGGTGCTGTACACGCAGTATGTCTACTACTTCCAGGCAGCCGGCCTCGTCCTGCTCGTCGCCATGATCGGCGCCATCGTGCTGACCCTGCGCGAGCGCGTTGGCATCAAGCGCCAGGACATCACCCAGCAGAACGCTCGCACCAAGGCGACTGCGATGGAAGTGAAGCAGGTTCCTTCCCGCGCCGGCATCGAGGAGACGGTCTGA
- a CDS encoding pentapeptide repeat-containing protein, which translates to MAMKLEGARERIEAAKSELSGSMFDDVNLSGSTFHNANMSGASFDDINMSGWTVHNANLSGWKVSKVNLAGASFSEGRYDGMTIDGIPVTDLLEAYRAAQAS; encoded by the coding sequence ATGGCGATGAAGCTGGAAGGCGCGCGCGAACGGATCGAGGCGGCGAAGTCGGAGCTGTCTGGCTCGATGTTCGACGATGTGAATCTGTCGGGTTCGACATTCCACAACGCGAACATGTCGGGTGCGTCCTTCGACGATATCAACATGTCGGGTTGGACCGTGCACAACGCGAACCTATCCGGCTGGAAGGTGAGCAAGGTCAACCTTGCCGGAGCCTCCTTCAGCGAAGGGCGCTATGACGGCATGACAATCGACGGCATTCCGGTGACCGATCTTCTCGAAGCCTATCGCGCGGCGCAGGCAAGCTAA
- the nuoF gene encoding NADH-quinone oxidoreductase subunit NuoF → MLADRDRIFTNLYGRHDLSLKGAMARGAWDGTKFLLEQGKDWIIDEMKKSGLRGRGGAGFPTGLKWSFMPKVSDGRPSYLVVNADESEPGTCKDREIMRNDPHTLVEGCLIASFAMGANAAYIYIRGEYVREREALQRAVDEAYEANLIGKNNKHGYPFDLYVHHGAGAYICGEETALLESLEGKKGMPRLKPPFPANVGLYGCPTTVNNVESIAVAPTILRRGAAWFSSLGNPNNVGTKLFCVSGHVNKPCNVEEVMGIPFRELIDRHCGGVRGGWDNLMAVIPGGSSVRMVPAEQIIDTPMDFDSLSKLKSGLGTAAVIVMDKSTDIVRAIARISYFYKHESCGQCTPCREGTGWMWRVISRMAEGRAQKREIDMLLDVTKQIEGHTICALGDAAAWPIQGLIAHFRHEIEKRIDDYAANPHSEPVRLMAAE, encoded by the coding sequence ATGCTTGCTGATCGCGACCGCATTTTCACCAATCTCTACGGCCGGCACGACCTTTCGCTGAAGGGCGCGATGGCGCGTGGCGCCTGGGACGGCACCAAATTCCTGCTCGAACAGGGCAAGGACTGGATCATCGACGAGATGAAGAAGTCCGGCCTGCGTGGGCGCGGCGGCGCGGGCTTCCCGACCGGCCTGAAATGGTCGTTCATGCCCAAGGTCAGCGACGGCCGGCCGAGCTATCTCGTCGTCAATGCCGACGAGTCGGAGCCGGGCACCTGCAAGGATCGCGAGATCATGCGCAACGACCCGCATACGCTGGTCGAGGGCTGCCTGATCGCCTCCTTCGCGATGGGCGCGAACGCGGCTTACATCTATATCCGCGGCGAATATGTCCGTGAGCGCGAGGCGCTGCAGCGCGCCGTCGACGAGGCCTATGAGGCAAACCTCATCGGCAAGAACAACAAGCACGGCTATCCCTTTGATCTTTATGTGCATCACGGTGCAGGCGCCTATATCTGCGGCGAAGAAACGGCGCTGTTGGAGAGCCTCGAAGGCAAGAAGGGCATGCCGCGGCTGAAGCCGCCATTCCCGGCCAATGTCGGCCTCTATGGCTGCCCGACCACCGTGAACAACGTCGAGTCGATCGCAGTCGCGCCGACCATCCTGCGTCGTGGCGCGGCCTGGTTCTCCTCGCTCGGCAACCCCAACAATGTCGGCACCAAGCTGTTCTGCGTCTCCGGCCATGTGAACAAGCCCTGCAATGTCGAAGAGGTGATGGGCATCCCCTTCCGCGAACTGATCGACCGCCATTGCGGCGGCGTGCGCGGCGGCTGGGATAACCTCATGGCAGTCATTCCCGGCGGCTCCTCGGTCCGCATGGTTCCGGCCGAGCAGATCATCGACACGCCGATGGATTTCGATTCGCTTTCCAAGCTGAAGTCGGGCCTGGGCACGGCGGCCGTCATCGTCATGGACAAGTCGACCGACATCGTCCGCGCCATCGCCCGCATCAGCTATTTCTACAAGCATGAGAGCTGCGGCCAGTGCACGCCTTGCCGCGAGGGCACGGGCTGGATGTGGCGCGTCATCAGCCGAATGGCCGAGGGCAGGGCGCAGAAGCGCGAGATCGACATGTTGCTCGACGTCACCAAGCAGATCGAGGGCCACACCATCTGCGCGCTCGGCGACGCCGCTGCCTGGCCGATCCAGGGCTTGATCGCGCATTTCCGTCACGAGATCGAGAAGCGCATCGACGATTATGCCGCGAACCCGCATTCCGAGCCGGTTCGACTGATGGCGGCGGAGTGA
- the nuoK gene encoding NADH-quinone oxidoreductase subunit NuoK — protein MMIGLGHYLAVSAILFTLGVLGIFINRKNVIVILMSIELILLAVNINLVAFSSFLNDIVGQVFALLVLTVAAAEAAIGLAILVVYFRNRGTIAVEDINMMKG, from the coding sequence CTGATGATCGGACTGGGCCATTATCTCGCGGTCAGCGCGATCCTGTTCACGCTCGGCGTGCTCGGCATCTTCATCAACCGCAAGAACGTCATCGTCATCCTGATGTCGATCGAGCTCATCCTGCTCGCGGTCAACATCAACCTCGTCGCCTTCTCGAGCTTCCTGAACGACATCGTCGGCCAGGTCTTCGCGCTTCTGGTGCTGACGGTCGCGGCGGCTGAAGCCGCCATCGGGCTCGCCATCCTCGTCGTCTACTTCCGTAACCGCGGCACGATCGCGGTGGAAGACATCAACATGATGAAAGGCTGA
- the nuoL gene encoding NADH-quinone oxidoreductase subunit L, which produces MYHAIVFLPLIGFLIAGLFGRLIGARGSEIVTTSLLVVCAVLSWIAFFQVGFGHGTTRVQIATWMASGDLRVDWAFRVDTLTAVMLVVVNTVSCLVHLYSIGYMHEDAHRPRFFAYLSLFTFAMLMLITSDNLVQMFFGWEGVGLASYLLIGFWYQKPSANAAAMKAFIVNRVGDFGFALGIFLVFVLFGSVGFDAIFPRVGDLTNQSFKFLGHDWHALTLAALLLFMGAMGKSAQFLLHTWLPDAMEGPTPVSALIHAATMVTAGVFMVARLSPIFEYAPVALTVVVVIGATTAFFAATVGLVQNDIKRVIAYSTCSQLGYMFVALGVGNYGAGIFHLFTHAFFKALLFLGAGSVIHAMHHEQDMRNMGGLRKHIPLTAAAMTIGTLALTGFPGFAGYFSKDAIIESAYASVSHGGFASSYAYVLLVVAACMTSFYSWRLYFMTFEGKPRWGADAHAVHGHDAHGHDDHAHAAHGHDDHAHDDHGHDHTPHESPWVMLIPLAVLSLGALAAGFVFKDAFIGHDFEHFWKSALFMGKDNHILHEMHEVPGWVATSPFVAMLIGFALAWYMYVRRPEIPGKLAAANPALYKFLLNKWYFDELYDFLFVKPAMWLGKFLWKKGDGFVIDGMGPDGISARVVDVTNRVVRLQTGYVYHYAFAMLIGVAGFVTWYLVARG; this is translated from the coding sequence ATGTATCACGCGATCGTCTTCCTCCCTCTGATCGGCTTCCTGATCGCTGGCCTGTTCGGCCGGCTGATCGGCGCGCGCGGCTCGGAGATCGTCACCACCTCTTTGCTCGTCGTCTGCGCGGTCCTATCCTGGATCGCCTTCTTCCAGGTCGGCTTCGGCCACGGCACCACCCGCGTCCAGATCGCGACCTGGATGGCCTCGGGCGATCTGCGCGTCGACTGGGCCTTCCGCGTGGACACGCTGACCGCGGTGATGCTGGTCGTCGTCAACACCGTCTCCTGCCTCGTGCACCTCTACTCGATCGGCTACATGCATGAGGATGCGCATCGGCCGCGCTTCTTCGCGTATCTGTCGCTCTTCACCTTCGCCATGCTGATGCTGATCACCTCGGACAACCTCGTCCAGATGTTCTTCGGCTGGGAAGGCGTGGGTCTCGCCTCCTATCTGCTGATCGGCTTCTGGTACCAGAAGCCCTCGGCCAATGCGGCGGCGATGAAGGCCTTCATCGTCAACCGCGTCGGCGATTTCGGCTTCGCGCTCGGCATCTTCCTGGTCTTCGTGCTGTTCGGCTCGGTCGGATTCGACGCCATCTTCCCGCGCGTCGGCGACCTGACCAATCAGAGCTTCAAGTTTCTCGGCCATGATTGGCATGCGCTGACGCTTGCCGCCCTGCTGCTGTTCATGGGCGCCATGGGCAAATCGGCGCAGTTCCTGCTGCACACCTGGCTGCCCGACGCGATGGAAGGCCCGACCCCGGTCTCGGCGCTGATCCATGCCGCGACCATGGTCACTGCCGGCGTCTTCATGGTGGCGCGGCTCTCGCCGATCTTCGAATATGCGCCGGTCGCGCTGACCGTCGTCGTCGTCATCGGCGCGACGACCGCCTTCTTCGCCGCCACGGTCGGCCTGGTGCAGAACGACATCAAGCGCGTCATCGCCTATTCGACCTGCTCGCAGCTCGGCTACATGTTCGTGGCGCTCGGCGTCGGCAATTACGGCGCAGGTATCTTCCACCTGTTCACCCACGCCTTCTTCAAGGCGCTGCTGTTTCTCGGCGCCGGCTCGGTCATCCATGCGATGCATCACGAGCAGGACATGCGGAACATGGGTGGCCTGCGTAAGCACATCCCCCTGACGGCCGCGGCCATGACCATCGGCACGCTCGCGCTGACCGGCTTCCCGGGCTTCGCCGGCTACTTCTCCAAGGACGCGATCATCGAGAGCGCCTATGCCTCGGTGTCGCATGGCGGCTTCGCCAGCTCCTATGCCTATGTGCTGCTGGTGGTCGCGGCCTGCATGACCTCATTCTACTCCTGGCGCCTCTATTTCATGACCTTCGAGGGCAAGCCGCGCTGGGGCGCGGACGCCCATGCCGTTCACGGCCACGATGCTCACGGCCATGACGATCACGCTCATGCGGCCCATGGTCATGACGACCACGCCCATGACGATCATGGTCACGACCACACGCCGCATGAGAGCCCGTGGGTGATGCTGATCCCGCTCGCCGTGCTCTCGCTCGGTGCGCTCGCTGCAGGCTTCGTCTTCAAGGACGCCTTCATTGGCCACGACTTCGAACATTTCTGGAAGTCGGCCTTGTTCATGGGCAAGGACAACCACATCCTGCACGAGATGCACGAAGTGCCGGGCTGGGTCGCGACCTCGCCATTTGTGGCGATGCTGATCGGCTTCGCGCTTGCCTGGTACATGTATGTCCGCCGGCCGGAGATTCCGGGCAAGCTCGCGGCCGCCAATCCGGCGCTCTACAAATTCCTGCTGAACAAGTGGTATTTCGACGAGCTCTACGACTTCCTGTTCGTGAAGCCGGCGATGTGGCTCGGCAAGTTCCTTTGGAAGAAGGGCGACGGCTTCGTCATCGACGGCATGGGGCCGGACGGGATTTCCGCCCGCGTCGTCGACGTGACCAACCGGGTGGTTCGCCTCCAGACCGGCTATGTCTATCACTATGCCTTCGCCATGCTGATCGGCGTCGCGGGCTTTGTGACCTGGTATCTCGTGGCGCGCGGGTGA
- the nuoG gene encoding NADH-quinone oxidoreductase subunit NuoG, with protein sequence MTKLLIDGIEVDVPADYTVLQACEAAGAEVPRFCFHERLSIAGNCRMCLVEVKGGPPKPQASCAIGVRDLRPGPNGEPPVVSTKSPMVKKAREGVMEFLLINHPLDCPICDQGGECDLQDQAMAYGVDNSRYAENKRAVEDKYIGPLVKTSMTRCIQCTRCVRFTTEVAGGTDLGAIGRGEDMEITTYLEQAMTSELQGNIVDLCPVGALTSKPYQNKARPWELTKTESIDVMDAVGSAIRVDSRGREVMRILPRINEAVNEEWISDKTRHIVDGLRTQRLDRPYIRQNGALKPASWNEAFALIASKVKAAKPEKVGAITGDLAAVEEMFALKSLMASLGSANLDGRQDGTKLDPKFGRASYILNAGIAGIDEADSLLIIGANPRKEAPILNARIRKRWLRGDFKVSLIGEKVDLTYDYDYLGAGSDTLAELIKTATAAKAKPMVLVGQGALARADGAAILSMAAKAAQVLGGAGEGWNGFGVLHTAAARVGSLDLGFVPGEGGLDVAGMIAPGALDVLFLLGADEIDVPAGAFVIYQGTHGDKGAHRADVILPGAAYTEKSGTYANTEGRVQMTDRATFPPGDAREDWAILRALSAALGKTLPFDSLAGLRKALYEAYPHFAALDSLPASDASGLGKLAGLGGKAEKAGFVSPVSDFYQTNPIARASAVMAECSALASGRLRQAAE encoded by the coding sequence ATGACAAAACTCCTCATCGACGGCATCGAGGTCGACGTTCCCGCCGACTACACCGTGCTCCAGGCCTGCGAGGCCGCCGGCGCCGAAGTGCCGCGCTTCTGCTTCCATGAGCGGCTCTCCATCGCCGGCAATTGCCGCATGTGCCTGGTCGAGGTGAAGGGTGGCCCGCCCAAGCCCCAGGCCTCCTGCGCCATCGGCGTGCGCGATCTCCGCCCCGGCCCCAATGGCGAGCCGCCGGTCGTCTCGACCAAGTCGCCCATGGTCAAGAAGGCGCGCGAGGGGGTGATGGAGTTCCTCCTGATCAACCACCCGCTGGATTGCCCGATCTGCGACCAGGGCGGCGAATGCGACCTGCAGGACCAGGCCATGGCCTATGGCGTGGATAATTCCCGCTATGCCGAGAACAAGCGCGCGGTCGAGGACAAATATATCGGCCCGCTGGTGAAGACCTCGATGACGCGCTGCATCCAGTGCACGCGCTGCGTCCGCTTCACCACCGAAGTCGCCGGCGGCACCGATCTCGGCGCGATCGGTCGCGGCGAGGACATGGAGATCACGACCTATCTCGAACAGGCGATGACCTCCGAATTGCAGGGCAACATCGTCGATCTCTGCCCGGTCGGCGCGCTGACCTCGAAGCCCTATCAGAACAAGGCCCGGCCCTGGGAGCTGACCAAGACCGAATCCATCGACGTGATGGATGCGGTCGGCTCGGCGATCCGCGTCGATTCCCGTGGCCGCGAGGTGATGCGCATCCTGCCGCGCATCAACGAGGCGGTGAACGAGGAGTGGATCTCCGACAAGACCCGCCACATCGTCGACGGCCTGCGTACGCAGCGGCTCGACCGGCCCTATATCCGCCAGAACGGCGCACTGAAGCCGGCAAGCTGGAACGAGGCCTTCGCGCTGATCGCGTCGAAGGTGAAGGCAGCCAAGCCTGAGAAGGTCGGCGCGATCACAGGGGATCTCGCCGCAGTCGAGGAGATGTTCGCGCTGAAAAGCCTGATGGCTTCGCTTGGATCAGCCAATCTCGACGGCCGCCAGGATGGCACGAAGCTCGATCCGAAGTTCGGCCGCGCCTCCTACATCCTGAACGCCGGTATCGCCGGCATCGACGAGGCGGATTCGCTGCTGATCATCGGCGCCAACCCGCGCAAGGAAGCGCCGATCCTGAATGCGCGCATTCGCAAGCGCTGGCTGCGCGGCGATTTCAAGGTCAGCCTGATCGGCGAAAAGGTCGATCTGACCTATGATTACGACTATCTCGGCGCCGGCAGCGATACGCTCGCCGAGCTGATCAAGACGGCGACCGCGGCCAAGGCCAAGCCGATGGTGCTGGTCGGGCAGGGCGCTCTCGCCCGTGCCGACGGCGCCGCGATCCTCTCCATGGCCGCCAAAGCGGCGCAGGTGTTGGGTGGTGCGGGCGAAGGCTGGAACGGCTTTGGCGTGCTGCACACGGCGGCCGCCCGCGTCGGCTCGCTCGATCTCGGCTTCGTGCCAGGTGAGGGGGGCTTGGATGTCGCCGGCATGATCGCGCCAGGCGCACTCGATGTGCTCTTCCTGCTCGGCGCCGACGAGATCGACGTGCCGGCAGGCGCTTTCGTGATCTATCAGGGCACGCATGGCGACAAGGGCGCTCATCGCGCCGATGTCATTCTGCCGGGCGCTGCCTATACCGAGAAGTCGGGCACCTATGCCAACACCGAGGGCCGGGTGCAGATGACCGATCGCGCCACCTTCCCGCCGGGCGACGCCCGCGAGGATTGGGCGATCCTGCGTGCGCTTTCCGCCGCGCTCGGCAAGACCTTGCCCTTCGACTCGCTCGCGGGCCTGCGCAAGGCGCTCTACGAGGCCTATCCGCACTTTGCGGCTCTCGACAGCCTGCCAGCGTCGGATGCGAGCGGGCTTGGCAAGCTCGCCGGTCTCGGTGGCAAGGCCGAGAAGGCGGGCTTCGTCTCGCCCGTCAGTGATTTCTACCAGACCAACCCGATCGCGCGCGCATCCGCCGTGATGGCCGAATGTTCGGCGCTGGCCTCGGGTCGGCTTCGGCAGGCGGCGGAGTAA
- the nuoI gene encoding NADH-quinone oxidoreductase subunit NuoI has translation MTFAQAAKGLLLKEFVGAFVLSMRYFFKPKATLNYPFEKGMLSPRFRGEHALRRYPNGEERCIACKLCEAICPAQAITIEAGPRRNDGTRRTTRYDIDMTKCIYCGFCQEACPVDAIVEGPNFEFATETREELFYDKDRLLANGARWEREIARNIAMDAPYR, from the coding sequence ATGACATTCGCTCAAGCCGCCAAGGGTTTGCTCCTCAAGGAGTTCGTCGGGGCGTTCGTCCTGTCGATGCGCTATTTCTTCAAGCCGAAGGCGACGCTGAACTATCCCTTCGAGAAGGGCATGCTCTCACCGCGCTTCCGGGGCGAGCACGCTTTGCGCCGCTATCCCAATGGCGAGGAACGCTGCATCGCCTGCAAGCTCTGCGAGGCGATTTGCCCGGCCCAGGCCATCACCATCGAGGCCGGCCCGCGCCGCAATGACGGCACGCGCCGCACGACGCGCTACGACATCGACATGACGAAGTGCATCTATTGCGGCTTCTGCCAGGAGGCATGCCCGGTCGACGCCATCGTCGAGGGGCCGAATTTCGAGTTCGCGACCGAGACCCGCGAGGAGCTGTTCTACGACAAGGACAGGCTGCTCGCCAACGGCGCGCGCTGGGAGCGCGAGATCGCGCGCAACATCGCGATGGACGCTCCGTATCGGTAG
- the nuoH gene encoding NADH-quinone oxidoreductase subunit NuoH has product MNWDLVLDLAIMLGKSLLLLVCLLVFIAYILLADRKIWAAVQLRRGPNVVGPFGLFQSFADLLKFAFKEPIIPSSANKGVFLLAPLISCFLSLGAWAVIPVAEGWAIADINVGVLYILAISSLGVYGVIMAGWASNSKYPFMGALRSAAQMVSYEVSIGFVIITVLLCVGSLNLTAIVEAQNTSWGMLRWYWLPLFPMFIVFFISALAETNRPPFDLPEAESELVAGFMVEYSSTPYLLFMLGEYVAIMTMCSLTTILFLGGWLPPFPIAPFTWLPGVFWFALKVCLVFFMFAMVKAFVPRYRYDQLMRLGWKVFLPLSLVSVVVVAFVLQVTGWGPVH; this is encoded by the coding sequence ATGAACTGGGATCTCGTCCTCGACCTCGCGATCATGCTCGGTAAGAGCCTGCTGCTGCTGGTCTGCCTGCTCGTCTTCATCGCCTATATCCTGCTCGCCGACCGCAAGATCTGGGCGGCGGTGCAGTTGCGTCGCGGCCCCAACGTGGTCGGGCCCTTCGGCCTGTTCCAGAGTTTCGCCGATCTGCTGAAATTCGCCTTCAAGGAGCCGATCATCCCGTCCAGCGCCAATAAGGGCGTGTTCCTGCTGGCGCCGCTGATCTCCTGCTTCCTGTCGCTGGGCGCCTGGGCGGTCATTCCGGTGGCGGAAGGCTGGGCGATCGCGGACATCAATGTCGGCGTGCTCTACATCCTGGCGATCTCGTCGCTGGGGGTCTACGGCGTGATCATGGCCGGCTGGGCCTCGAACTCGAAATATCCCTTCATGGGCGCGCTGCGCTCGGCGGCGCAGATGGTTTCCTACGAGGTCTCGATCGGCTTCGTCATCATCACGGTGCTGCTCTGCGTCGGCTCGCTGAACCTGACGGCGATCGTCGAGGCGCAGAACACCAGCTGGGGCATGCTGCGCTGGTACTGGCTGCCGCTCTTCCCGATGTTCATCGTCTTCTTCATCTCGGCCCTGGCCGAGACGAACCGCCCGCCCTTCGACCTGCCGGAAGCGGAATCGGAGCTCGTCGCCGGCTTCATGGTCGAGTATTCCTCGACGCCCTATCTGCTGTTCATGCTCGGCGAATACGTGGCGATCATGACCATGTGCTCGCTGACGACGATCCTGTTCCTGGGGGGCTGGCTGCCGCCGTTCCCGATCGCGCCCTTCACCTGGCTGCCCGGCGTGTTCTGGTTCGCGCTCAAGGTCTGCCTCGTTTTCTTCATGTTCGCGATGGTGAAGGCCTTCGTGCCGCGCTACCGCTACGACCAGTTGATGCGCCTGGGCTGGAAGGTCTTCCTGCCGCTCTCGCTGGTCTCGGTCGTGGTCGTGGCCTTCGTGCTGCAGGTCACGGGTTGGGGGCCGGTGCATTGA